ctaaataaacaaattttgtGCCACATGGCACAATACATGGAGGCTGGTCAAACTATAGGCTGCACCAaattttttccaatttaaaaTGCATAAAAATTATAACAAGCCATATCAAAGGTCAAAGATCcatcaaattaaccaaaaaaaaaaaaacttcgcTAGTTGCAGATGTTTATGCTCTACATTTTAGTTGTTTAATCCCAATTTGTCATTATAATTGtaaaattccttttttttcccctctttttttaaattttttgattttttttttatgatatgtGATTGGTGTGAACAACATGAGAATCGGTGCAATCCAATATGCATCAAAGACattacttaaaaaaagaaaaaaaaaatacttaagtGCATCTCGAGAAGTATCTATTTTTTTTGTGCATTCCACTAAATTTTCTTATCATAATTTGTTCATGgtaagttatttttatttattttttgaaatattttaagattttttgtTAATGAGTGAATGAGAGAGGAAAGTATAGAAATAGGAGTATCAATAGAAGCATCTCAAACCAAaattatagttatatatattgttagtgttgtttttttttttttcttttcttttacataGTTGTTTGGACTTAACATTTCACGTCTCAAAGAATAAAGAATCagaacttcaaaagaaaaaataaatcaaaaaagCTTGCTGGCAAATTCATCTATGGAAATCCCCTCTTCTCTTGCTGCAGCTGATTTGGTAGCCAATTGTCTGAGCTGAGATAAGCTTCTCCCCAATTTCAAAGCCACTTTCCTTTCAAACACGTGCCCATTTTCCCTCTTCTCCCAATCCTTCTCCTCAAGCGTCCCTTTAATCGATTCTTCCAGTAGCCCAAAGAAGCCGGCGGAGTTTCTATACATCTCAAACACCATTCCAACTTGCCCACCATGCTCTAACGCATTCACGGCGGCTGCCAAAGATCCGGCCGCCGCCGCCACCACCATCCCTGCCGATGACCAATCACCCACAAAAGCAGAGCTCAAAGCCGCAAGGCCGGTGAGAACAGGGCCCGATATTGCCAATGTTTTATTAACCTTCAAAACTAAATTCCCAAGTCTGACGTAGTCTTCAGCGTCTTTTGTCTTTACGATTTCAACGACCTCTCTCATTTCGGCCTCAAGTTCATCGCTCCACCCATTGGAATCTCGACGTTGCTTTCCATCAAAATGGGCCTTTTCGTCCTTCGTCTGAGATTCATAATCGTTAGAAGAATTGGGCCACCACGAAGCCGGCTCGAGTGTTTTGGGAAATTTTTCAAGCATTACGCCAAGTAAAGGAAGTGGGTATGCTTTATCGAGCGCCAACACTTTTTCCATGGCGGAATCGACGTCCATTTGAGTGGGAGCTCCAGTCATAATCAAGCTTTGAATTTGGGATTGGAGTAGCTTGAATAATCTAGCCGCATTTCGCTGCTCCTCAGCCAGTTGAGAGGGTTGAATTTTGTTCACCATCACCAACATCCCTGTTGCAGCAGAGAAAAGCAGAGCCGATGACAATTTCAGAGCCAAAAGAGGAGCTCCGAGGGCACCGACGGCGGGTGCAGCAGCGGAGAGGGCGGAAGCGGTGAGAGTGATCATGTTGATGGAATTAAGGAAAAGTGAATTCCAATTGTCTCGCTGTTGGCGGATGTTGTTGTGCATTTCGACACGGTCGGCTACGGCGTCTAAGATGGCTTGAAGCTGTGATTTGAAAGGGGATTCTGAGGGAATCACATTAATAATGGGTTGGTTTAAACAGAGTTCTTCAATCATTTTAACGGAGGCGGTGGAAGTTTTTGATAGTCTGGAAGCTGAGATTCGGAGATTAGGAAGCTTTGGGACGTGAATTGCGGCTTGGGAAATTCTTCTTGTTCTTGAAGAAGAGGAAGCTAAGAGGAGAGATGAAGCTTGTAAGGAAGCCATTGTTGGAACAATTtttgagctttttttttttttttgtaatttttggtATTGAATTGAAGTGGGAGGATACCAAATGTTGGCTGATTTTATAGAGCAGATGAATTGAAGATTCAGATATGAAGAACTTTTGACTGGCAGGCTGAATTGACTCGGCTCACTAGCTGACTCTCGACTCGTGGCTCGTGACTCGTTCCCCATTTATACGTTTAATATCATCAATTGTTTACGGTTCAAGCGAACGATTTCTCAGTCGGATTGGGTCTCTCATACGAACGATGTCGTATTATTACGTATGTTTGTATGTTTGACTGATGATTTGTTCTTTTTTGGCTTTACATTTTGAAGTCGTAGgtttcctttttctttgtatGATAATTCAAAATTTCGTTTATAATCCTTTTAACATTTTGTATCCATCTAATTATGTCAATGGGTATTTTCAAATATGGtaaaataagttaatttatttataaatataataaagtatCACTatctatatgttataaatattactattagacagtgacatttttctatatttaaaaatattttaaataatttttttatttaaaacaagtaCCCATGttttttaagatattttttatgaatgaaaCATAATTTATCCATTGACAAAATTTGGTATCatcatttaatatttatttcgaTTGACCCATTCatgtttaattttctttgtttaaGGGAGGATTTGAATTACAGGTCTTGTGATTATTAATACACTCATATATTAATTGAGCTATATTCGTTTGAcgttttgtttaaatttgttaataagacaataatataataatacatcaacttagtgtttttttttcttcaattgagTGAATAtacttaaaaggaaaaaagttcAATTACCACATAACACTTTTgtgatttttattaattaaaacttcaaactaataattgtatcatttATTTTACAATATGTTAGGTGAGggaatcaatttaaatattgagCATTCATAAGTGAATACAATTAGACATTTGTTGGTGATTTGTAGCATTTTCActcaattcaatttaaatatttgggtAGAGTCTATCTCCATGCAATCCCTACTatacaaaggaaaaaaaaaaagatttaaaattataggaaaaaaattatcattttagttcccaaattttgaagaataggTACGTTTCGTTCCTAAGTTTTCAAAACATACATTTTTAGTCCCCAAGTCTTCAAAAAGTACTTTttttagtccttatatttttaagaataaatttaaaaggtctatgtactattttttattttcagtttatataattatatgaaattctgaattacaaaaatatgtttaaaaactaattttagagAGAAGAGGTAAtcttacaaaaatatatttttttaatttaaaataataataataataaattgatgcatgaacattaaaatatgtttttaaaaacttatgaGCTAAAAATGTATAATTTGAATACTTAGGGACCAAATAAACCAATCTAAAAAacttaaatactaaaaaaatatattttgaaaactcagGGACCATATGcacatattcttcaaaattcgaGGACAAAAAAcgtgatttcccaaaaatatattttcaaaactttattTTCATGTGACAACTTGTGATTGGACAGTTAAATGGATGAGACAAAAATAACTGCATATGAGATGCATCCcaatattttcctttaaaatatGCTCGAAATCACTAAATAAAATTATcattctccaaaaaaaaaaatctcccaaAGTAGCaaagtaaagaaaaatagaGGAAGACGAGCAAGTGAAAAACGCTTAAATTCAATGAAAACCCGTCATTGTGTTTTTTATTCTCACATTTCTCTCTAATTTACTTTAACCTTTacatttaaaacaaatataCATGTGCGTAAAAGTTACCCACCAACaagtttaaaacaaaattttaatagaagGTTTCAATTAATTGAACAACTTATGAAAGATCTTAAATAGTTGtctcattttataaccattttatttttagcttttaaaagttaagcttataaacattattttcatCCATAAAATTCTCTATTTTATTACCTAGTTTctattcatattttaattacCTAGTTtctattcatattttttaaaaaccaagtaaagtttttttataagaaaaatttataaatagaaaaatctaaaaaatatttacaaaaatggagaaaaagacAAGTATTACAAATTTGGAAAGACAAAATTAAAAACGAAATTGTATTAATTGTATTAAGACATGACTTagtttctctaattttttttttcaattcactAATTAAATATCATGTCATCATATATAAAAGAATCACACAATTGAATTTCATCTAACGGATGAAACCTTTTCAAGAGTACGGACTAAACTAGAAAAATAGAGAACGATAGGGAGTGAGTTATTAGAAATTATCTCCTTGGACTTGGTCCGGTGCATAACGACGCCGTAAGAGCTATTGTTGGAACGAAGTATTTATGTTTGACCATTCATTTGTTTTGTTTCCATTCGAAATTGTTTATAGTTGACGTTTGAcaatttgttttatattttaatctGTCCATGCAAACTTTCAAGACCTATACACGCAAGCTGTCGGTTGATTTTCCGTTTTTTAAGCTGTTGTGGTTAGCTATCGCCatcatttctcaaatctcaTTCGCAggtcatttattttaaattttattataaatatattaatttacatcatctttttaattttaatcagatttatatttttttaaattaaacttctAAACTTTCACGAATCAattgatttataaaaatttaaatgtttaattaaaataattatctttcataataaatctaaaaaaggatgttaattattttaaattgatatgatATCAAAAATTTAGTGGCGTAAAATAGAAAGTTGCTTAAATTTTATTACTCTTTAATACATATGTCCTATATTATAAATTGGTCTAATTTAATTGACATGGGTTAGATGCTTGGTCAAATAATTAGACCTGGTTGATAATAATTTATCCACGGTCCATTACATCAGTGTAAATCACATTATTAATCTCTTTCTTGTACATGGAAGtttctagtttttattttttaatctatatttaTATTACCATATCTAAGAAAGAAcgataatattattttatcatatatatttaaaactattGTCTCTTCTTTCTTATCATCAGCTTGTATTAATGTATCAtgaaatgatgaagaaaaatatatatatttgaattaaaaaatggaAGTTTAACTTAGCAAAAGATAATGAGATGAAAATATGGGTTTAAGAATTTGAATTCTAAACTTAGACTCGGTAATAGACTTTGATTAAGAAGAGAGGAGGGAGGAAAGAATTTTGAGCGAGAAGTAATAGCTTGTTGAATGGGATTATATTCAACAATATAATTCAATATTGGATCAATGTATAAATTATAAGTGGGTAAAAGTGTACGAAAATTTCTTCATACTCCCTTTCCGTTTTAATTTCCTATTATTCTTAAATGATATTATTATGACAAACAATGAAAGTAGGTCGTATGGACAATTCTCTACACAACAatataattagaattttttttccaatgtcaGATGTTCACAGGCATAGTGGGGATGGGGAAGGATTCTCCACGGGAAATATTccccatttgtttttttttaatatattcatttttaacaattttgtttattctcaaccaaataaaattatatatattaaatgagttatttctaataaatttttcattcaaagaaaatagtataaaaattcattataaaaataatactattatatgtgtaaaaatataatttaatcctataatttctaaaagttaaaattcaaatattacaaTATCATAGTCAAGCTTTCCATTTAAATACTCCAACATTTATGGCTTAAGGTGGAaagttttaaatgttaaaaacaATTTAGAAATGTATTAAAGTACAAAAAGattgaattgaaaattagaaaataactaattttttataccacaatttttgtaaaaaaatatataggtaaaataataataataataattataactattataataattataataattattattattataaactcatattatgtttatgtaaatagaatatgagttattaataataataataataaattattattactatataaatatataatatatttactgAGACGGAGAATATAATTCCCGTCTCCTTCCCCGTTTAGTCAACGGAGAAAAAAATTATCTCCACTCCCTCTTCCATTCTCCATCTAATGGGAGATTCTCTGCGGGGAGATGGACATCTCTACCAGTGTCCCATCATCCATAAACACACCATATTCTTGTTGGACAACCAACTTTCCTAAAAAAAACTATCtaaagtttgtttttttaaccTAGTAAGCTGAAAGTATATTTTTAAACCTTGGACCAAATAAAAGCTTGGTTAAGATAAAAAATGTATTATATCATAAAATCTTTATAATACAAAGAGGTTATATATGTCAAAACTTAGGTCAACTCATATAACAAGTGTTAATTATCATGAATTTTACCGTTTGAATTCTCTCCATTcatattatactaaaaaaagttTGAAGTTAAGCCAAATTGAACCTAGTATAAACTAGTTAAATCTCTATGATATCTCCATTAAAAGGCCAGAGATTAGAATCTTTACCcaactcttaaaaataaaaggaaaaaaaaaaaaaaaaaccttaaacaAAAGTTATGGTTAAATATATTGATCataatgttgttttttc
The nucleotide sequence above comes from Benincasa hispida cultivar B227 chromosome 3, ASM972705v1, whole genome shotgun sequence. Encoded proteins:
- the LOC120074553 gene encoding probable F-box protein At4g22030, with product MASLQASSLLLASSSSRTRRISQAAIHVPKLPNLRISASRLSKTSTASVKMIEELCLNQPIINVIPSESPFKSQLQAILDAVADRVEMHNNIRQQRDNWNSLFLNSINMITLTASALSAAAPAVGALGAPLLALKLSSALLFSAATGMLVMVNKIQPSQLAEEQRNAARLFKLLQSQIQSLIMTGAPTQMDVDSAMEKVLALDKAYPLPLLGVMLEKFPKTLEPASWWPNSSNDYESQTKDEKAHFDGKQRRDSNGWSDELEAEMREVVEIVKTKDAEDYVRLGNLVLKVNKTLAISGPVLTGLAALSSAFVGDWSSAGMVVAAAAGSLAAAVNALEHGGQVGMVFEMYRNSAGFFGLLEESIKGTLEEKDWEKRENGHVFERKVALKLGRSLSQLRQLATKSAAAREEGISIDEFASKLF